The DNA window GATCCTCATCCCATGAAGCAAGCAGTCCATCAATGAAAACAGTTTTGACCTAATACCATTAATACTTTTATTAACCCTTGTATACCATTTAAATATCAGAATACATGTTTTCCCAATAAAAAATATCAGAATACACTGCAGTTAAATAAGCTAGACAAATGAAGAAGCTTGGGAGTGGGAGATCTCTAATtaatcaaaagaaataaaaattcttcCCATGAGAGGAGCAAACAGACCAAATATACTTGTTTGATGAGTTACAATatcaaaaaatattgtataGAGTTTCAACAGTCTCCAGAGTGTAGCATTGacagattaatttaaaattacacaTTATCCAATGAACAATCTACTCATCATTCAAATCGTCAACCAAATTATCttctatttaaaagaaaaatcattatatatttatagctCTAATGACTTTTTACCTAAATAATCCTAAACACCTATAACCTACGCCAAACAAGGTTGTTTGGAAATAATCacttgattattcaaataaacctaagATCAAACAAGACCAAAGTTAGGCAATCAGTGTCCACATGGATGCAGAAAATCAAACCACTGTTTACCTGGGCCATGATCTCATCACCAGGGTCAATAAAGGAATCTGCAAAAGTAACTTTTGCAGATCTATCAACACCAAATACAACGTCTCTCTTTTGTAGACGCTTGAAAGCATCCATGGCAACAGATCGAGAAGAGAACTCCAAGAAAGCGAATCCACGATTCAATCCTTCGTTATTACTATCTTCAACCAAGGTCAAATCCTCAATATTCTCAATTCCATAATGCTTCAATTTGGCTTTCAGCTGGAAGCACATTTAAATTGTCAGTAATAAATTAAGGAACTTGGTAGAAGATCAACAAGGACATAATCCATAGCTTGTGACAACATTAAGCTGGCCTAATCTACTTACAGCTTCTTTTGTCCATGTCTTGCATATATTACCCAAAAACAGGGTATCGCTATCTTGACTGGGAGAAACACCACATTGTTTACCATTGACCTGGAATTTGTGGTTATTAAGGAAACATGTTTTTTTCTAACATAAAGAAAACTTTTTTGCCGCTTGAGTTGTAAGAGAAGGAAAATACCACAGGGCTTTTCATCTCGGTGCAAGCTCTTTTTGCTTGTTCGATAGATGCAAAACGCAAAAACGCAAAGCCTTTGTTCTTCTTAGTCTGAGGATTCATCAAAAGCCTGACTTCAGTCACTTCTCCAACTTCACTAAAAACTTTCCTCAGATCGTCCTCAGTTGCATCTTTGTCCAAACCCCCAACAAAGACTTCAAACTCTTTGCGCTTACGTCTTTCATAGAAAACATCATGATGGTCCTCTTCTTCTCCATCCACCACTAAGTCTGGTTGCTCTTCACTCCCATGGCCATCTTCCTCCTCCCCCTCAAGTTCCTCAGCGGGATCTTCATTTTCCTCCTCAACCATGTGACCTTCTTCTTCACCATCACCCCTTTCAGCTTCCTCATCAATTTCATCCCTCTCTACTTGAACATCTTCATGTTCAATCTCCTTCTCATCATAATCCACACCAACATATTCTTCCGGTTCATAATCAGGTTCATTGTCATCCAAGTCTAACCGttcatctttttcatattcatcaGTTGATTCCTTAATATCATCTTCCTCTGTCACGCAAAAATGGAGATAAGGACATCCAATGAaatcaacaaaatatatatctgGAAAACCCACAATTTCCAGCAGTCTTTAACTTAGATAGTCTATTAAGAGTTCTTAATATACTTCCACAAATTAAATCCACTTGTGACTCATTAGTGGAGAAGCCAATAGAAAGATATACCAATGCTCAGACACATTTCTCACATGGAGAAATAAATCCTGAAATCCAGAGCTTGATTGCATATAAACCATAAGAGTGGGAAAATTTCAAGAATATCCAACTTTCAAATTTCCAACAGAGAAGTGGATAAATCCCAGTTTCTTTAATTATGAGAGAATAAAACCGACTAAAATTCATGTAGAGTTATATTCCATCACCAAAAACCAATCAAATTTGCATAAGTTACTCTGGTGAAGAATGATGAAATGCAACCAAACAAAGTATCAAATAATTCTCCATCTTCTTTGTCCAATATGTTTCTATAACACTGATTAGTCAGTGTCTTTATCCATTCTTGGTCTCCAGAACCAAGCAAAAGGCTCATCATACAtagaaatcaaaatttcaaatcttTAAACGAATTCGAATTCTATCTAATTTATCCTAACAGGAACAGCTTTAAGTAATTGAATAAGAGGAATGcgaaaatcaatcaaaatactaTAACTTACTCTTCAAAGGAAGTATAGAATTAGCCTCAGATACATTATCGATTTCAGTCTTCGTAACAGGCTCCAGATCCGGTTCAACCACAGGTTCGGAAACCGGAGGCATGATTTCCATAGGTTTCTCCTCAACCATTTCCATCGCCTTAACCTCGTCAACCTTCTTGTTCATCGTCCTCGGCGTCCCGCGTCCTCCCCTCCCTCCGCGCCTCGTTCCTGGCCCAGCCACAGTCTTCCTCGCCGATTTAGGAGGCATCTTCGAACAAACGACCGATTATAAATCAAACCCTAAAGATAGAAACTAACACACAAGATGAAGCTCACACGACCAAGGATAAATTGAAAAGCTTTAGATAGAAGGTAATCTATATGGATTGTAAGGAAACCCTAATTTGATTATCTCTTTaggaaataatatattatatgttctaaaatattcaattcaattatAGAATGTTCATGTAAGTTCaatttcacttaattttttttaattaataaatatttttttatttctttaaatttataaaatccgGTTAACAAAGCCAATTTGGGAAATTTTGtatcttcttttcttttgaattataaaataaatctatgttttatttaaccacaaaaatatttaaaatgaaaggattaactaaattattcaaatatagaCTTAAAATACTATGTCATTTCATCGTAAACAACTTCAACAATCAATTTCATTcatcaaataacattttttccaaataaattcaatttatttagaaaatgaaaGCTTCGacaaaacaagctccaagactTGAACTGAAAATTACAAAATCCATTACTCTAAGCTTCCGCCTTTTGGAACACTTTCTCAACATCAGTTATGACTATCCTAGCTTCATCAAATTCAGGTCCTTCGGTCTCTTCGAACTCGGCCTGAAATTAAAATGCGGGTGCATCAGTTAAAACAATGTCAAATGTAAGTTTTCAAAGATGGGCCTGAAATTAAAATAAGGGTGCATCAGTTAAAACAATGTCAAATGGAAGTTTTCGAAGATGGGAAACTTCACACAACTGATATGTTTCTAGGTAAGATGAACCCTAACAATATTTTTTGGGTGCGCTATGTATCGTACATCCTTAGTTCACAGGTTGTATGGAAAATGAAGGTTATATATGTAAATTGATTAGACAAGATGCGAAACTAATGTAtgaaaaatacttaaaaaaactattttacttATAATCACATTCATAGATTACCGAAATAACCTAAACTTTATAGcttaattttttagtttagcTTGAGCCAAAtctagataattaaatattttagagaaTAGTTATCCAGTAGACTTAAATAAGCACttaggttatttaaattaagtgcTAAGTTGTTTTATCAATCTCTGCCTAGCTTTTATTGGATatcttttattttcactttGCCAATGGaactcatttaaaataattctcaaacattccgagaaaaaaagaaagaataaagaACAGAATATATTCATAGGATAACTAATgcccataaaatctgttgttaAAAAATACCAAGGTTCCTTTCAGATCGGCTAATGCGGCCTCGAGACGTTTGTGACAATCAGGAATCATCATCCTGGATTCACCAAGTACATTTTCCTGAACATCAAAAACCAAATAATAGGCTTAAAACTCTATGGCTAACTGGAGTTTATTTATGCGCATAAAAGACCAAATAGTTTATTCaatgaaataacagaaaaatcATGATTGAAACTTCAACAAAGACCCGAGAATTTGGAGAGTAGACCTAAATAATATTTCCTCTTATTGATTAAACCTTAATGTCATCAAAGGACTAAAACCTAATTTTAAAGTAAATCAAATACTAAGAATActaatgtaattattttattaaccaGACACTTGACATTGCATGATTGGCCCTTCAAGACTTGAATCTCTATTCCAAATCACATTCATGAGAAGTAAATATCAACTTGAAGATGAAACAATTTTATGTATATCTCAGCAAACAGACAATGCTTTTTCcagaaaatgaaacaaaaaaatacaatctAATCATCCAACATTATAAGAAACAATTTGTTATAGGAGGTTCGATTCCCGCTAAAATGCCAAAAGTTGAAGTGAGGGGTCATGACTACAAGGGTCGTGCTAGtttcctaaatttaaaaaaaaaagaaaagaaaaaaaagttcattATGCTTCTAGAATTTGTGTAAAAGGCTTGGCTTCCTCAATTTGTGTTGGGCATGTTTTGCTTCTTCTATTTTTACAGATGGCTCAAATATCTTGGTTAACTCCTTTACGTTCTTAAATAATCTATACACAATTTCTGCAGCTACATGATCTCAATGCttgactaaaatattttttctttctatatagCAAGACATTAACGGATTAAATAAAAACTGACGACGTAAAGCAAACCAACTTTGAAAGTTCAGTAAGCAAAACGAGAATGGAACAAGTTGAGGAAGTAAGGAGAGCTTTAGATGCAAGTTCAAAGAGCAAAATGAACTTCTTTACAAGCAATTCCAGGGAAACATATGGAAAGGATCAACTTGGTCAAAGAAGCATAAGTAATTAGCAAATTTTTCAAGACTGCTTAAACCTAATATTCACTACCATAAACATCACCACTTTCCaccaaaaacattaaaaaaagataCACATTATGTCTTTTTACCTACTAACCAAACAGTGTTTAAAGTTGTAGGCAAATGGGAAAAGTATAGAGCAAGGAACAGATGACTTGTCGGAAAGGAATGACAAGCAAAGTCTATCCATATAAACATGAAAGCTTCACTAAACAAGAAGTGTCTCTTTATCTATGAGAAGAGAGTGCCAGACCTAAACACAAATTCAAGAAGAAACAAACAGAACCTAATTACCTGTTGTTTGAGATCATATGGGTCAGCTCCCTTTTCCTTCATATCAGCAGTTTTAGCAGCCTCTCTCTCAACTTCTCTCTCATAAGAATGCAGCTCCTTAACAATTCTCTTACAAGTGGCTGTTTTGATCTTCAGATTTCTAATCGTCGACATGTCTATTAACACGCTTCTTTGATTCCTACTAAGCACAAGACAAGATAAGCCTTCTATACAAGGATTATTAAACATTTTCTTGATTTTGTACAACAtctaagtttttcaaataagtataacAGAGATGGTAACTAAACTTATTTCCCATTGAAGATACTTTTCACAAGCTGAAGAATAGTGGtattttgtttaaactttgATTGATAGATCAAATTCTTAAGTGCTAAAAGTGCTCATTTTGCtccaaattattaattttttaattctgTGCCATCTGTGTAATCGATCTAAAGTTAATCTGAAAGGCACAGGCCCGGATCGAGTTTTTGATTGTATTACTAGAGGGTGAAATGAAACAATGAGGATGAAACCTAACTTGGGGAAATCAAGAAACGAAAATAGTAAACTGAATCAAATTGAAAGAACAAAGTCTAAGAACTTGATACTATTAAAAAGAAACGGGCCAAGTATTTCCGAATCAGATTTAGAACAAGCAATGCAGAAACCCTAAATTCGAAAGTTACCTGGGTTTTAAAAAATGCAGAATCTGCTTCTTGATTCTCGATCTCCTTTCGCCCTAGCCGTCTGAAGTTTAAAGATTTCTTCTCTCTATTTCTTGCAGATTCAAGGAAGGAAAATAAAACTAAGtccagtttttttttttttaataatatatatataattagagtatatatatttaaaatgttattttattaattaagtataaaataatattattagatttataACACTTGTTTAACTCTTACTATACACaagataaaaaacaatattattaatatggacAAATTGTTTATAAAGTTTGATAgggattttaaatttatttattaagttgtaaaattttatttatgtatataaagttgacaaaatgtgtcaaatttattaatttaacgaAAAAAAGTTAACaacgttaatttttttatgacgtgtaattttattttattctataaattCACGTCTGCcggtttttaattaaaataattttccaaTAATTTAAACTCCAATTTATGTCTCCTTCTTTAATTTTACATTCAATTATTTACTCCATTTCCTCTTACTCATCTTTCTCACCCCCTTCTTCAACATTCCCCAATTCATCTaccactttaaaataaataatcaaaagagaTAAAATGTGAATAAGACTACGAAGATGAAATAAAGAGATAAAACAATGGAAAAAAAACATCTTTAACCTTTAACAACCCAAAAGAGATGGTATAACATTCAGATTTCGAGTACTCTTGTTCTTATTTGGAATAGAAGTTGTTTATGATCTCTTAATCGAagaatataatgtttaaaatgacgatgaagaagaagcaACATGTTCTTCCAGATTAATTCCACATGCAGTAACTTTACCTTACACatttccgccgccgccgcccgTCGAAGAAGATGAAACCATGTACGAATTAGAAGAGTTAGACGATAACTAGCCAACATGAATCCACTGAATATTCCACCGCATTTTACTCTTTCCTTATGTCAGGACCTCAATTTTGTTTTACCTTCTCTATGTGATTCAACTCTCCAGAGTGCACAGTCCCAAAAACTAGTAGACAATCGTTAGAAGAAATCGTCGGAAAACTCTGGCTACCGCATCCCACCAATCTAGATCTAAATCTCGACACTTTCTAATCTTCCAATCAAACGGAGTCGCATCTGGACTCTCGTTCTCCTCCATCACTTTAAAAATGTCCATCCTCTTGCATCATCGGTAACAATGGAGTTAGACGGAGAAGACAACAGGACAACtaattattctttattactAATTTCAGATTGAAAACgataatttagatatttaatagTTGGCAGCTGactagattaaaataaaaaattaataattacacatctgtaaaataattaacgcttttaattttttttggttaaatgaaataaatttgatacattttgtcaagtttatatacataaataaaattttacaacttaataaacaaatttgaaacTATCGTCCAATTTTATGCACAAAATTGACATTTATCCCATTATTAAACATGTTcttaatttttgtataatttcTTACTTTTGCAATGttggttattatatatattacaaaaatgcGAGTCCGTAACTCACTTATTTATGCATTGTTGAATGATGGCAAATATTTGAAGTCTGTCGTGGAGTATTACTAGGATTTATTTGGTGATATTTGAGTTTTTGGGTAGTTGTTGGAAAGTTTTAATTGATTCGGCTGATATGACAAATCTACATGTTTTGGTTATCATCTTAATTATTTGTTGGTGAATTATTGGTTGTAGAAAAAACGTCGAACTTTCAAAGATCGTAGTTGTCCGAtgcatatcattcataatattatcattataacgtttttttaaattagtttaaaaaatgcAATAGTTAATCGTTATTCTCGGatatttacgagctcgataatttATTAAGGACCGTTTTTTTTATGTCATGCTTTATGGTTTATGGTTGTGTTTAAtcgattttttcatttttcgatgtagattgatttttttttaaataaaattgtataactCCTAATTATACAAGTCTTTTcaagttttcaaataagtttAGCATAAATGATAACTAAAGTTAATTTTAGTCaaatttattcaataatataataataaaaataataaaacaaaataatggtcATAAAGGCTAAATACATCGTctacaaacacacttaaccatttaaagGCGTAGAATTTGTCGCCTGACGAGTCGAACCTCTAAAGAATGTCAAGAGTAGAAAATCAGActgtttttttatgtatttaaaataaacccATATCAAACAAGCCTTAACATTTACATTtgatttgttttctaaaattaCAAGTAAACATAATAATCCgcaataataaattttaaaaaataaaaataaaactgtttTCCATATTAAAAAGTGATTAGGAAATGTAACTCttgaaaaatgttattaatatttaacaacaacaaaaaaacagttattttaatatcaataataaaactatttgtttttatataattctcaTTAATATAGTAGTGacaattataatgtttttcaataaaattataaaacattttgaCCAAATTTCAATAGTCATTCTATACTtgtttttctaatatatttttaaaaatatttgatattgtTGGTTTTTGTTTACagataattaatattgaatattttgtaagtgcaaaaattaattttttataataattttttaattactttttattttaaagtttttttttatattttgcaaaATAATCCCAGtaaataatctcaaattattttagcACATGTTTGAttatcaattcattttatattttggtaAAAATGGATGAAGTTGGACAAAAGTTATAATGAAAATTACtaaaatgaaaacatgttaaaaaaatatataaaaatcatttGAAGCATTTAATGGTTAAAAGactatttaagtttttattttcaacaatcatttatataatcatttatatgCTTATAATGTTATCTTCTAATTCAGGTTTAGTAGTTCAAATAATatatggaattttatttatgtatgaaAAACAGGTCTATGTCGATAATCTtgtcaaattttaaaactatgaaTAATATGACAGGTGTCATATTAGATTACAAAATCTTGTATACGAAATTAATTTGTGTCCTGTCAAAACAAatgacaaattatatatattttgtttagctcatatacatattatttatggTGAATGCATTCAGGGCGGTCGGAGAAGTCTGTGATTTTTTTGGGCcctattcaaatttaaattttgggcctctaaaatagtaaaaaaaattattttatttaataaaataaaatataaataattaatatattataatacaagactaaaaagatgataaaaaagttatttttataatatatatttaatattaaacgagaaaaaagaggaaaaaataatattaataatataatatcattaaatataaaaaaatggggcCCTATAAAAGTGGGGCCTTATGCAAGTTGTCACGGCCCACTTGTCTTTCTAACCCAAGAGGCTTAATCTTTAATGAAGGCCCAACACAAGGAACCTTCTAGAAGCCTTGTAAGAAAGAATGTCATGCTCTACATTAATGGGCCATTTAATGTAGTGATTGGTTAGTAAACTATTAAGGTGGTAGTTGGGTAGTAAGTCATCAATGTATTAGTTAGATAACACACAATTAATAGGGTAGTTGAGTGTTATGTAATTAATGTAGTAATTGGGGATAGCcctataaatacctttgaggtattCCTTTGTAAAGTACCAAGTATTCAaatgagataatattaatattctttgtaagagtttactctctctctagaattcttgtgtcaattctattaaacgtcgagtgttgcgtcgagaaaggctgactagttactcgttttGCGAAAATCATAACTAGTGTCGTACGGATCGTCAGTGGAAAGACTGAGTCCGTggcaattggtatcagagctgaaatgacgaAGAGATCGGATGGAAGTTCAAAGGTCATGGAtgaagtagagaatcttcctCATGGgaccggagaagatggtaggaTCTCTCGCAAAGTTCAAACGAGATGATccaaagctaccaaagaaagagagagatcaaGGGACgctatcgttgacattatcgTCAGGctggagaaggtagaactcacaatggcgtacggacaagataatgttggggacctagaggaacgcattgtcgagcttgagaaggagagagacgagctccggGAAGAAATGCAAGGTGCCTTAAACGAGGGCTTGTCAAAATGTCAAGAGCAAACTCAGATCGTGGAGCAAACCCTAATTGGTGAAATCAATACCTTGaccgagaaactcgaggtaatgtcATCTAAACTACAAGCCACCGAAGAGGATGTGTtgttactcaagaaggcggttgcgcaagagtgcggacATGCGCCTGTTGGAGTCCCCAATCCGACAAGGATAGATGTTCCAAGGCCTAAAGCAtatttaggcgagaggaatgcAAAGGAGATTGATAACTTATTGCGGGGTCTGGAGTAGTACTTCAAAGCACTTGGCCTGGTAGAAGGGGTGAGGAGGATAGATACTGCCACAACATACCTGGAAGACACCGCAATGttgtggtggaggcgaaggagtaTCGACATAGAAAAAGGTATGTGTTCTATTAATACTTGGGGAGAGTTTAAGGAAGAACTCAAGAGGCAGTTCTATTCTAAAAATGCCATTCGAGAAACAAGAGCTAAGTTGCGGCGACTCTCACAAAGGGGGAGTATCAAGGAGTttgtcaaggagttcatcgctactctccttgaaatccctaactactcagacgacgAGGCCTTGTTTGCCTTCACagatggtctacaaatgtgggcgaaACTGGAGTTGGAACGGcgtggtgtccaagatctaacACCGCGATTGCTATTGCTGAATCTCTTGTTGAAATGAGAAGGtaagagaaaccaaagtcgactTATGAGAGGAATGACGAGGGGGGAAATGGTGGAGACCATTTCTACAGCAATGAAGACCCAGCTAAGAGTACGAAGCCCAATGGTAGAGGAGATCGAGACGAGAAACGTGGAGAGAGACCCCGGATAAAGTGTTTTTTTTGTGAAGGGCCACATAAAGCAAGAGAGTGtcctatgaagaacaaactattCGCTTTGATGGAGGAGAAAGAACGCATTCACGATTAAGCTCGATTGGGGTCGTTAAATCTCCTTAGTGTCGTTAAAGCAAAGTTTGAAGAGCCAAAGACCGTGAAGAAAGGACGACTATTCGTGGAAACAAAACTAAAAAGCCATGTGGTTAAAGCCttgttggatacgggagccaacaacaacTTTCTAGAGGTAAAAGAGGCGGGAAGACTAGGGAATAAGTACACCAAAGAAAAGgggtggcttaaagcagtcaattcggcaccaagtgcaacttatggagttgctcgtaatgtaaaggTGAACTTGGTGGAGTGGACTGGCCTTatggatttctccattattgacaTGGACCACTACAAAATGGTTTTTGgcatagagttcctagacaaggtaaatgcaTTTATACTCCCTTCTGTTAATACTATGTACATACTAGAGCAAGGCAATACTTGCACAATACATTTAACACGAGAAGGCAAAAAAGAAATTAGGCATCTCTCTaccatgcaactctcaaaaggtgtgAAGGAGGCCTACCCATCATCTTTTGTTActttgaaagaagatgagaaaactgTGGTCTAAGAGAAGACACCTCTGGAAGTTACAACTGTCCTAGAGAAAGTTCAGGTTGTAATGCTCGCTAAATTTCCAAAGAAACTCCACCATGAGAGAGAGGTGGACCAtagagaagagttagtcaaTGGTACTAAACCATCGGCGACAATCCTTTATCGCATTGAATCTCCCCAATTGGAGGGATTGAAGAGACAACCGGAGGAGTTGCTCTTCAAGAAAGAACAACCGGAGGAGTTGCTCTTCAAGAAAGGGAAGTGGGAAATTGACAAGACCGCCAAGAGAATGAAGATATGAgaggacaagaagagaagacatttggagttcggaggaaaccAAGTGGTAGTAAAAtttctcctccatcaagagagacGATTTTCCAAAGTTCATAAGTGGTCTGTGAGGCGATACGAAggccctttcttagagaagaaacggGTTGGAAAGCTAGCATATCGCTCAAAACTTCTGTCGCATTTGGAGACATCATTCAGACCTACAAAGAGGATGCGACGAAGACGTCGCCGGaatgagtgggggagaatgtcacggcccacttGTCTTCCTAACCCAAGAGGTTTAATCTTTCATGAAGGCCCAACACAAAGAACCTTCTAGAAGCCTTGTAAGAAAGAATGTCATGCTCTACATTAATGGGTCATTTAATGTAGTGGTTGGTTAATAAACTATTAAGGTGGTAGTTGGGTAGTAAGTCATCAATGTAGTAGTTGGATAGCACACAATTAATGGGGTAGTTGAGTGTTATGTAATTAATGTAGTAGTTGGGGATAGcctataaatacctttgaggtattCCTTTGTAAAATACCAAGTATTCAaatgagataatattaatattctttgtaag is part of the Impatiens glandulifera chromosome 1, dImpGla2.1, whole genome shotgun sequence genome and encodes:
- the LOC124918964 gene encoding tubulin-folding cofactor A yields the protein MSTIRNLKIKTATCKRIVKELHSYEREVEREAAKTADMKEKGADPYDLKQQENVLGESRMMIPDCHKRLEAALADLKGTLAEFEETEGPEFDEARIVITDVEKVFQKAEA